A genomic region of Gemmata massiliana contains the following coding sequences:
- a CDS encoding DUF6580 family putative transport protein — protein sequence MSREESFSPSSRSWLPRVAVLSVVIALAAVVRVVPHPLNFTPIGAMAIFSGAYFTDRRAALVVPLVALFVGDLFTSLHVLIPVVYASFALNVLVARWLRSHRTVVATATVTLLGALQFFIVTNFACWIAFYPHTVEGLRECYVAALPYFRNTLLGDTVFVGLLFGGWAIAERAFPVLREPAPVAATV from the coding sequence GTGTCTCGCGAAGAATCGTTTAGTCCTTCGTCTCGTTCCTGGCTGCCGCGCGTTGCGGTGCTATCTGTTGTCATCGCGCTCGCGGCGGTTGTCCGGGTTGTGCCCCACCCACTGAACTTCACGCCAATCGGGGCAATGGCGATCTTCAGCGGGGCGTACTTCACGGATCGCCGGGCCGCACTGGTAGTCCCGCTGGTCGCTCTCTTCGTTGGTGATCTCTTCACTAGTTTGCACGTCCTGATCCCGGTCGTGTACGCCAGTTTTGCCCTGAACGTGCTGGTCGCCCGGTGGCTGCGTTCTCATCGCACGGTTGTGGCAACGGCGACCGTAACGCTACTCGGCGCACTCCAGTTCTTCATCGTCACCAACTTCGCGTGCTGGATCGCCTTCTACCCGCACACGGTCGAAGGTTTGCGCGAGTGCTACGTCGCCGCTCTTCCGTACTTCCGGAACACGCTCCTCGGGGACACGGTGTTCGTCGGTCTCCTGTTCGGCGGATGGGCAATCGCGGAACGCGCGTTCCCGGTGCTGCGCGAACCGGCGCCGGTCGCCGCGACAGTTTGA
- a CDS encoding cobalamin-binding protein yields the protein MRIVSLLPSSTEIICQLGLGDSLVGVTHECDYPPFVTELPKVTCTLIPHDASSREIDELVRERLKTQRALYTLDLPTLERLRPDLIVTQALCDVCAVAEAEVTAAACSLPGRPRVINLEPTSLDEVLTTLRMVADAAGVSERADAVIGALQQRIDSVAARSVKVVERPRVVVLEWLDPPFSCGHWTPELVQLAGGDEVIGRAGQPSRTLTWDEVVAAQPDVLFVACCGFSLERTLVDLPGLGSHPEWANLPAVKTEQVYVTDGNAYFSRPGPRLVDSLEIIAHTLHPDLHPLPPELPPARRLTRAELGTEEVARV from the coding sequence ATGCGGATCGTGTCCTTGCTACCGAGTTCGACCGAGATCATCTGCCAGCTCGGGTTGGGTGACTCACTCGTGGGCGTAACGCACGAGTGCGACTACCCGCCGTTCGTGACGGAGCTGCCGAAGGTCACGTGCACGCTGATCCCGCACGACGCCTCCAGTCGCGAAATCGACGAACTGGTACGGGAGCGTCTGAAAACCCAGCGTGCCCTGTACACACTCGATCTGCCCACACTGGAGCGTCTACGCCCCGACCTGATCGTCACGCAAGCACTGTGTGACGTGTGTGCCGTGGCCGAAGCCGAGGTCACAGCCGCGGCGTGTTCACTGCCCGGGCGCCCGCGCGTCATCAACCTCGAACCAACGTCGCTCGACGAGGTACTCACGACGCTCCGTATGGTCGCGGACGCCGCGGGTGTCTCGGAACGTGCGGACGCCGTCATCGGCGCGTTGCAGCAGCGCATCGATTCTGTTGCGGCGCGTTCGGTGAAGGTCGTGGAGCGTCCGCGTGTGGTCGTTTTGGAATGGCTCGATCCGCCGTTCAGTTGCGGGCACTGGACACCAGAGTTAGTTCAGTTGGCCGGCGGAGACGAGGTCATCGGGCGCGCCGGCCAGCCGTCACGAACACTGACCTGGGACGAAGTCGTTGCGGCTCAACCCGACGTGCTGTTCGTGGCGTGCTGCGGGTTCTCGCTGGAACGAACGCTCGTGGACCTGCCGGGGCTAGGCTCCCACCCCGAGTGGGCGAACCTGCCCGCAGTGAAGACCGAGCAAGTGTACGTCACGGACGGCAATGCGTACTTCAGTCGCCCCGGTCCGCGACTGGTGGACAGCCTGGAGATCATCGCTCACACGCTTCACCCCGACCTGCACCCGCTCCCGCCGGAGTTGCCGCCCGCACGACGGCTGACGCGCGCCGAACTGGGTACCGAAGAAGTGGCGCGCGTATGA
- a CDS encoding adenine nucleotide alpha hydrolase, with protein MKPRVLLSWSSGKDSAWALHDLRRRGDVEVVGLVTTLNEAFGRVAMHGVRAELVQAQADAAGLPLWPVPLPWPCSNDEYETRMRALVEKARAEGVTAFAFGDLFLADIRAYREQQLAGTGITPLFPIWGTAPDTPALARTMIGAGFRATLTCVDPKRLSPAFAGREFDSALLADLPADVDPCGENGEFHTFCHSGPIFDRAIPVRVGDVVERDGFCFADLLPKEARS; from the coding sequence ATGAAGCCGCGAGTTCTGCTGTCGTGGAGTTCGGGCAAGGACTCGGCTTGGGCACTGCACGATTTACGGCGCCGCGGGGACGTCGAGGTGGTGGGGTTGGTCACCACGCTAAACGAAGCGTTCGGGCGGGTGGCCATGCACGGCGTCCGTGCGGAACTGGTGCAAGCGCAAGCCGACGCTGCCGGCCTACCGCTCTGGCCGGTGCCGCTCCCGTGGCCGTGCTCGAACGACGAATACGAAACCCGGATGCGCGCCTTGGTCGAAAAGGCTCGTGCCGAAGGCGTCACCGCGTTCGCGTTCGGGGACTTGTTTCTGGCCGACATTCGGGCCTACCGCGAGCAGCAACTCGCGGGTACCGGCATCACTCCACTGTTCCCGATTTGGGGAACGGCCCCCGACACGCCCGCGCTCGCCCGGACAATGATCGGTGCCGGATTCCGGGCCACACTCACGTGTGTCGATCCCAAGCGACTGTCGCCGGCCTTCGCGGGTCGCGAGTTCGATTCGGCTCTGCTTGCGGATCTGCCGGCCGACGTCGACCCGTGCGGGGAGAACGGCGAGTTCCACACGTTCTGCCACAGCGGGCCGATATTCGATCGGGCGATTCCGGTTCGGGTGGGTGACGTGGTCGAGCGCGACGGCTTCTGTTTCGCGGACCTGTTGCCGAAGGAAGCGCGCTCCTGA
- the panE gene encoding 2-dehydropantoate 2-reductase translates to MRFLIVGAGATGGYFGGRLLESGRDVTFLVRPARAERLAATGLAITSRSGDVTLPAPPTVLAANLRTHFDVVILSCKAYDLDSVIDSIAPAVGPNTTIIPILNGMRHLDALDARFGPERVLGGSCFISARLDDAGRIAHLSDVHRIVFGERPRGRSDRTDAIAAAMSGAKLDAVASDQIILEMWEKWTFLATLAGMTCLTRASVGDIVAAGGVDLALAFLEECRSVAAAAGYAPRADSLQAGIARLTDPKSAVTASMLGDVERRGKTEADHILGDLLQRRGGSANGDRSLLRLAYTAVKAAEVRVARESEAKNS, encoded by the coding sequence GTGCGATTCCTGATCGTCGGGGCCGGTGCGACCGGCGGGTATTTCGGTGGTCGGTTGCTCGAATCGGGGCGCGACGTCACGTTTCTGGTCCGTCCCGCCCGGGCAGAACGATTAGCGGCGACGGGCTTGGCCATCACGAGCCGCTCGGGTGATGTCACTCTGCCGGCGCCGCCGACCGTTCTGGCCGCGAATCTGCGGACGCACTTCGACGTTGTGATCCTGTCGTGTAAGGCGTATGACCTCGACTCGGTGATCGATTCCATCGCGCCGGCGGTGGGACCGAATACGACCATCATCCCGATACTCAACGGGATGCGCCACCTCGATGCCCTTGATGCTCGGTTCGGCCCGGAGCGGGTGCTCGGTGGATCGTGCTTTATTTCCGCGCGCCTCGATGACGCCGGGCGCATCGCACACTTGAGCGATGTTCACCGGATCGTGTTCGGCGAACGGCCTCGCGGTCGATCGGACCGCACGGACGCGATCGCGGCGGCCATGTCGGGAGCGAAGCTGGACGCCGTCGCGAGCGATCAAATCATACTCGAGATGTGGGAGAAGTGGACGTTCCTGGCGACTCTGGCCGGGATGACGTGCCTGACGCGGGCATCGGTCGGTGACATCGTCGCGGCCGGTGGAGTGGATCTGGCTCTCGCGTTCCTGGAAGAGTGCCGGTCCGTGGCCGCGGCTGCGGGGTACGCTCCGCGTGCGGATTCGTTACAAGCGGGGATCGCTCGCCTCACGGACCCAAAGTCGGCGGTGACTGCGTCGATGCTCGGTGATGTCGAGCGACGCGGAAAAACAGAAGCCGACCACATTCTCGGCGACTTGCTCCAACGCCGCGGCGGATCGGCAAACGGGGATCGGTCCTTGCTTCGACTGGCCTATACCGCAGTTAAAGCGGCCGAAGTTCGAGTGGCGCGGGAATCGGAAGCGAAGAATTCGTGA
- a CDS encoding cupin domain-containing protein: MSATTATDMPRIGEPDEILQGANYSAVQLGASGDWNRYAVRHPSLPTTIHGKVFLKGLLGLTGTEISCGVLPNRGAMPFLHAHRENEEVYVFVSGRGQMLVDGEVFDVSEGSVVRVAPAGVRSWRSTSDEPLVYLVIQAKEGSLRQWTLTDGVGVAGAPVWPEN; the protein is encoded by the coding sequence ATGAGTGCGACCACAGCCACGGACATGCCCCGAATCGGGGAACCAGACGAGATCCTTCAGGGCGCGAATTACTCGGCGGTGCAACTCGGGGCGTCCGGCGACTGGAACCGCTACGCGGTTCGGCACCCGTCTCTACCCACGACCATTCACGGAAAGGTGTTCCTGAAGGGGCTTCTCGGCTTGACCGGGACAGAGATTTCGTGCGGTGTGCTTCCCAACCGCGGGGCCATGCCCTTCCTTCACGCGCACCGGGAAAACGAAGAGGTGTACGTGTTCGTCTCGGGTCGGGGGCAGATGCTGGTAGACGGAGAGGTGTTCGACGTGAGCGAGGGGAGTGTGGTGCGGGTCGCGCCGGCCGGGGTGCGGTCGTGGCGCAGTACCTCGGACGAACCGCTCGTGTATCTTGTCATCCAGGCGAAAGAAGGGTCACTGCGGCAGTGGACTCTGACCGACGGGGTCGGGGTCGCAGGCGCCCCGGTGTGGCCTGAGAACTAA
- a CDS encoding TetR/AcrR family transcriptional regulator encodes MRFPKDQKAKTRERILDAAATVFRRQGYRGGGVDAVMREAGLTAGAFYAHFPSKDALFAEAVVHALRKATVFTGAHLDGLSGVEWVAAAVGWYLSPQHRERAESGCPLPPLLAEVARGPIEARSGFEKELRATADAIAGQAGDADDALAVLALMIGGMSLARGVADEELSNRILAACRRAVDTVSRAKPVSGKKPKKERK; translated from the coding sequence ATGCGATTCCCCAAGGACCAGAAGGCCAAGACCCGGGAGCGAATTCTCGACGCCGCTGCGACGGTGTTTCGTCGTCAGGGGTACCGTGGTGGCGGGGTGGATGCGGTGATGCGCGAAGCCGGGCTGACGGCCGGTGCGTTCTACGCCCACTTCCCGTCCAAGGACGCGCTGTTTGCCGAAGCCGTCGTTCATGCGCTGCGGAAGGCCACCGTGTTCACCGGGGCGCACCTCGACGGCCTGTCCGGGGTGGAGTGGGTGGCAGCGGCCGTGGGGTGGTACCTGAGTCCGCAGCACCGCGAGCGAGCAGAATCCGGCTGTCCGTTGCCACCGCTTCTGGCCGAAGTCGCCCGCGGACCCATTGAGGCGCGAAGTGGGTTTGAGAAGGAACTGCGTGCGACCGCGGACGCGATCGCCGGGCAAGCCGGTGATGCGGACGACGCGCTCGCGGTGCTGGCACTGATGATCGGGGGCATGTCGCTGGCCCGCGGGGTCGCGGACGAAGAACTGAGCAATCGCATTCTGGCCGCCTGTCGGCGAGCCGTAGACACGGTGTCGCGCGCGAAACCGGTATCCGGGAAGAAACCAAAAAAGGAGAGAAAATGA
- a CDS encoding TIGR03067 domain-containing protein produces MLRSLLVTACAICVLTTTEAADTKKVDDETKAMNGTWELVSAELGGMKLPDEVVKSLTLVMKDGKYTLKSPGPDDTGTVKIDPTKKPKELDVTGLEGPNKGKSFPAIYELDGDSLKVCYDLDGKKRPTEFKSTADTKQFFATYKRKKG; encoded by the coding sequence ATGCTCCGATCGTTGCTCGTCACCGCATGTGCAATCTGCGTGTTAACCACGACCGAGGCCGCGGACACAAAGAAAGTTGATGATGAAACCAAGGCGATGAACGGCACATGGGAACTGGTGTCCGCCGAGTTGGGCGGCATGAAATTGCCCGACGAAGTGGTGAAGTCCCTGACGCTGGTGATGAAAGACGGGAAGTATACGCTGAAGTCCCCCGGCCCGGACGATACCGGCACCGTCAAAATTGACCCGACCAAGAAGCCGAAGGAACTGGACGTAACGGGGCTCGAAGGGCCGAATAAGGGGAAGTCCTTCCCGGCCATTTACGAACTTGATGGGGACTCGCTGAAGGTCTGCTACGATCTCGATGGGAAGAAACGGCCGACCGAGTTCAAATCAACCGCCGACACGAAACAGTTCTTCGCCACGTACAAACGCAAGAAGGGTTGA
- a CDS encoding DUF1501 domain-containing protein: MPISSHPARREFLQIGVGAALGLGFRAPGAVQAAAANRAGKTQSVILVNLTGGMSHIDSLDMKPDAPAEIRGEFKPVSTAVPGVQICEHLPQLAAQMRRWALVRSLSHGENGHLPGTHRLLTGATMPNQRQTDLDNVLSRRDWPCYAAALNQIRPRQDGIPNGVTLPHALIEGPLTWPGQHGGFLGPTHDPMLVTQDPNSPTFTMDTFALPGGTDQSRVDGRRSLLERLDSSGRGDAAFREHQRHAFELLASGRVAGAFKLDREPVKVRDRYGRNQFGQSLLLARRLTQAGVPIVQANMGIVQTWDTHVDNWGAMKTRLLPWLDQAITALADDLDTQGLLDDTFVVVSGEFGRTPKISTLPGEKISGRDHWAHVYSGLFTGGGVAGGRVIGKSDRVGAQPVTTSYTPFDIGATIYQALGVPPDSEIRDSQNRPSQVCTGKPMDVLFQNR, encoded by the coding sequence ATGCCCATCTCATCACATCCCGCGCGCCGCGAGTTTCTCCAGATCGGAGTAGGAGCCGCACTTGGCCTCGGGTTCCGTGCGCCCGGCGCGGTGCAAGCCGCCGCTGCGAATCGAGCGGGCAAAACACAGTCCGTGATCCTTGTCAATTTGACGGGCGGGATGAGTCACATCGACTCGCTGGATATGAAGCCGGACGCGCCGGCCGAGATTCGCGGTGAGTTCAAGCCGGTCTCGACCGCAGTGCCCGGCGTCCAGATTTGCGAACACCTTCCGCAACTCGCGGCCCAAATGCGCCGATGGGCGCTAGTCCGGTCGCTCTCGCACGGCGAAAACGGCCACCTCCCCGGTACGCACCGCCTGTTAACCGGCGCGACGATGCCGAACCAACGGCAAACGGACCTCGACAACGTGCTGTCGCGCCGCGATTGGCCGTGCTACGCGGCTGCCCTGAACCAGATCCGACCGCGGCAGGACGGCATCCCGAACGGCGTCACGTTGCCGCACGCGCTCATTGAAGGACCGCTCACGTGGCCGGGGCAGCACGGCGGGTTCCTCGGGCCGACCCACGACCCAATGCTGGTGACACAAGACCCCAATTCCCCGACCTTTACGATGGACACGTTCGCCCTCCCGGGCGGCACCGACCAGAGCCGCGTGGACGGCCGGCGCAGCCTCCTCGAACGTCTGGACTCGTCCGGGCGCGGGGACGCGGCGTTCCGCGAGCACCAGCGCCACGCCTTCGAGTTGCTCGCCTCCGGGCGTGTTGCCGGCGCCTTTAAGCTCGATCGCGAGCCGGTGAAGGTCCGCGACCGCTACGGCCGGAACCAGTTCGGTCAGTCGCTGCTACTCGCCCGGCGCCTCACGCAAGCCGGGGTGCCGATCGTGCAGGCCAACATGGGGATCGTGCAGACGTGGGACACGCACGTGGACAATTGGGGTGCGATGAAGACCCGGTTGCTCCCGTGGCTCGATCAGGCGATCACAGCACTGGCGGACGACCTCGATACACAGGGGCTGTTGGACGACACGTTTGTGGTCGTGTCCGGCGAGTTCGGGCGCACGCCAAAGATCTCCACGCTGCCCGGAGAAAAGATCTCGGGCCGAGACCACTGGGCGCATGTGTATTCGGGGCTGTTCACGGGTGGCGGGGTAGCCGGCGGGCGGGTGATCGGCAAATCCGACCGCGTCGGGGCACAACCGGTCACCACGTCGTACACGCCGTTCGACATCGGCGCGACGATCTACCAGGCACTCGGAGTGCCCCCGGACAGCGAGATCCGCGATTCGCAGAACCGCCCGTCGCAAGTCTGCACCGGGAAACCGATGGACGTGTTGTTCCAGAATCGGTGA
- a CDS encoding DUF1501 domain-containing protein: MFSTKLQEKTRRDVLKLAAAGVFAPSLSGWFPALAKAAPTGGKGKAKSCILLWMDGGPSHKDTWDLKPDSKGAGEFKAIKTAAPGIEISEHLPNVAKVMNHGLVVRGMTTPEGAHPRAKYYMHTGFREGQGGVTYPSLGSIVAQEAGKSDSPMPNFVAIGGRTYGSGFLGPKHQPLLVTDPNRGVEDLKSAVSSTQLGNRVGLLEQMDKAFHREYGADSIIDHKTTYERAVKLMQSKEAKAFDISSDSTKSKYGSGRFAEGVCMARRLVEVGVPFVEVALGGWDTHQDNFRRVKTLSEQVDSALSTLVTDLKERGLLDSTLIVWMGEFGRTPNINTRGANPGRDHFPRAWSLAMFGGGLKGGQVLGKTDKEGASVADRPTTAQDFLATVCELMGIDHTKKNETPTGRPIQIVEKPKPFTKDVV, encoded by the coding sequence ATGTTCTCGACGAAGTTGCAAGAGAAGACCCGGCGCGACGTGCTAAAACTAGCCGCGGCCGGCGTGTTCGCGCCCTCATTGTCTGGTTGGTTCCCGGCGCTGGCGAAGGCCGCTCCGACCGGCGGGAAGGGGAAGGCTAAGTCGTGCATTCTTTTGTGGATGGACGGCGGACCGAGCCACAAGGACACCTGGGACTTGAAGCCCGATAGTAAGGGCGCGGGGGAGTTCAAGGCGATCAAGACGGCGGCCCCGGGGATCGAGATCAGTGAGCACCTGCCGAACGTCGCGAAGGTCATGAATCACGGGCTCGTCGTTCGCGGGATGACGACGCCCGAAGGCGCGCACCCGCGTGCGAAGTATTACATGCACACCGGGTTCCGGGAGGGGCAGGGGGGCGTTACCTATCCGTCGCTCGGCTCGATCGTGGCGCAGGAAGCGGGCAAGTCCGATAGCCCGATGCCGAACTTCGTCGCCATCGGCGGGCGCACTTACGGCTCCGGGTTCCTCGGGCCGAAGCACCAACCGCTCCTCGTCACCGATCCGAACCGCGGCGTGGAAGACCTGAAGTCGGCCGTTTCGTCCACACAGCTCGGGAACCGCGTGGGGTTGCTCGAACAAATGGACAAGGCGTTCCACCGCGAGTACGGTGCGGATTCCATCATCGACCACAAAACGACCTACGAGCGCGCGGTCAAGTTGATGCAGTCGAAGGAGGCGAAGGCGTTTGATATTTCGTCCGATTCGACCAAGAGCAAGTACGGCTCCGGGCGCTTCGCCGAGGGCGTGTGCATGGCCCGCCGGTTGGTCGAGGTCGGGGTGCCGTTCGTGGAAGTCGCGCTCGGCGGCTGGGACACGCACCAGGACAACTTCCGGCGCGTGAAAACGCTCTCCGAACAGGTCGATTCGGCGCTCTCGACGCTGGTTACCGACCTGAAGGAGCGCGGGCTTCTCGACAGCACGCTGATCGTGTGGATGGGCGAATTCGGTCGCACTCCGAACATCAACACGCGCGGCGCGAACCCGGGGCGCGATCACTTCCCGCGTGCCTGGAGCCTTGCGATGTTCGGCGGCGGGTTAAAGGGTGGTCAGGTGCTCGGCAAGACCGACAAGGAGGGTGCAAGTGTGGCCGACCGCCCAACCACTGCTCAGGACTTCCTCGCGACCGTGTGCGAACTGATGGGCATCGACCACACCAAGAAGAACGAGACCCCGACCGGGCGCCCGATCCAGATCGTGGAGAAGCCGAAACCGTTCACGAAGGACGTGGTGTAA
- a CDS encoding DUF1549 and DUF1553 domain-containing protein, producing the protein MRFRPLALFALTAGLVALIGDFSPLDAQEKLGKKGKKFVPPARPAAKPEIKPATEKPAAPILPTLATPKAKDAVALAKIIDTEINRRLADAKLTASAQSSDEEFLRRVSLDITGVIPSAERAKAFLDSKEGDKRAKLVDELLADPHFGRRMADIWTAKLFPRDSGNRFVLKDPLYKWLEDEFNKNPGWDKLVTGLVTATGTVTDNPAVTYFLANRSVDKLTDTTTQHFLGIQLQCAQCHNHPFTSWKQTEYWGMAGFYSKVKADNPRNANKGADNTTIGVTEGNGRTRQRDFFPESAKTVPTKFLGGEEPKLGASEPYRPALAKWMTGPSNPFFAKALVNRTWAHLFGRGIVNPVDDMLPENEPTHPDLLAALAYHVSTAGEFDLKYLFKAICLSDAYQRTSKPTADNKNDKALYSHIAVKVLSPEQLYDSLAQVTGSARVVETRGARGMVGAGRGARVGGRDQFVNFFLAGADSTSALDYEAGIPQALRLMNAPIANSPAAARGIIGSTTNPEEAIERIYLAALSRRPTSEETKNLTAYVKRTGAQAAYSDILWAVLNSSEFTLVR; encoded by the coding sequence ATGCGGTTCCGTCCACTGGCCCTGTTCGCGCTAACCGCCGGGCTCGTTGCGCTGATCGGTGACTTCTCGCCGCTCGACGCGCAAGAGAAGCTCGGGAAGAAGGGCAAGAAGTTCGTGCCGCCCGCGCGCCCCGCTGCCAAGCCCGAAATCAAGCCGGCGACCGAGAAGCCGGCCGCGCCGATTCTGCCGACTCTCGCGACGCCAAAAGCCAAGGACGCGGTCGCGCTCGCAAAAATCATCGATACCGAAATCAACCGCCGACTCGCGGACGCGAAACTGACCGCGTCCGCACAGAGTTCGGACGAAGAGTTCCTGCGCCGCGTATCGCTCGATATCACGGGCGTCATCCCGTCGGCGGAGCGGGCGAAAGCCTTCCTCGACTCGAAAGAGGGCGACAAGCGGGCGAAGCTCGTCGACGAGTTGCTCGCCGATCCGCACTTCGGCCGGCGCATGGCGGACATCTGGACCGCGAAGTTGTTTCCGCGCGACTCCGGGAACCGCTTCGTTCTGAAAGACCCGCTCTACAAGTGGCTGGAAGACGAGTTCAACAAGAACCCCGGCTGGGACAAGCTCGTGACCGGCCTCGTCACCGCAACCGGCACTGTCACGGACAATCCCGCGGTCACGTACTTCCTCGCGAACCGCTCGGTGGACAAACTCACCGACACCACGACGCAGCACTTCCTGGGCATCCAGCTCCAGTGTGCCCAGTGCCACAACCACCCGTTCACGTCCTGGAAGCAGACGGAATACTGGGGAATGGCCGGCTTCTACAGCAAGGTGAAGGCGGACAACCCCAGGAACGCGAACAAGGGGGCCGACAACACCACGATCGGCGTGACCGAGGGCAACGGGCGCACGCGCCAGCGGGATTTCTTTCCCGAGTCTGCCAAAACGGTGCCGACGAAGTTCCTCGGCGGTGAGGAGCCGAAGTTGGGGGCCAGTGAACCGTACCGCCCGGCGCTCGCGAAGTGGATGACCGGCCCGAGCAACCCGTTCTTCGCGAAGGCGCTCGTGAACCGCACCTGGGCGCACCTGTTCGGACGCGGGATCGTGAACCCGGTGGACGACATGCTCCCGGAGAACGAGCCGACGCACCCGGACCTCCTCGCCGCGCTCGCGTACCACGTTTCGACTGCGGGCGAGTTCGACCTCAAGTACCTCTTCAAAGCAATCTGCTTGAGCGATGCGTACCAGCGGACCAGCAAACCCACCGCGGACAACAAGAACGACAAGGCGCTCTACAGCCACATCGCGGTGAAGGTGCTCTCGCCCGAACAGCTCTACGACTCCCTCGCACAAGTGACCGGAAGTGCTCGCGTGGTGGAGACGCGCGGGGCGCGAGGTATGGTCGGGGCTGGACGGGGCGCGCGAGTGGGCGGGCGCGATCAGTTTGTGAACTTCTTCCTCGCGGGGGCGGATTCGACCAGCGCCCTCGATTATGAAGCCGGTATCCCGCAAGCGCTTCGGCTGATGAACGCGCCGATCGCGAACAGTCCGGCCGCAGCGCGGGGAATCATCGGCTCGACGACCAACCCCGAAGAAGCGATCGAGCGCATCTACCTCGCCGCACTCTCCCGGCGCCCGACGAGCGAGGAAACGAAGAACCTGACCGCTTACGTGAAGCGCACCGGCGCCCAAGCCGCTTACAGCGACATCCTCTGGGCGGTGCTGAACAGCAGCGAATTCACGTTGGTTCGCTGA
- a CDS encoding TatD family hydrolase, translating to MLIDTHTHLFDDRFRKDLPAVLERATAAGVERVICLGIDLESSLAAVEIANKYPLVVAAVGIQPNHVAEAKTGDWEAIVKLAGSEPRVVAIGETGLDRYWDRAPFPVQEDYFARHIQLARDLRKSFVIHCRDAEADVVKALRGQEANGPLRAVMHSFSGDAGTARECLEMGLYISFAGMVTYPTAQNLRDIAKDVPLDRLLVETDCPYLAPQPVRGKRNEPSYVAHTAALLAQVKGVSIAEIEEHTTRNAKTLFGL from the coding sequence ATGTTGATTGATACCCACACGCACCTGTTCGATGACCGGTTCCGTAAAGACCTGCCGGCGGTGCTGGAGCGCGCGACCGCGGCCGGTGTGGAGCGCGTTATTTGCCTTGGGATCGACCTCGAGTCGTCCCTCGCGGCTGTTGAGATCGCGAACAAGTATCCGCTCGTCGTGGCCGCGGTGGGCATTCAGCCGAACCACGTGGCTGAAGCCAAGACAGGTGACTGGGAAGCCATCGTTAAACTCGCGGGGAGCGAACCGCGTGTCGTCGCGATCGGCGAGACTGGGCTCGATCGCTACTGGGACCGCGCGCCGTTCCCGGTTCAGGAAGACTACTTCGCGCGTCACATCCAACTCGCTCGCGACCTACGGAAATCCTTCGTCATCCACTGCCGCGATGCCGAAGCGGACGTGGTGAAAGCTCTTCGCGGACAGGAGGCCAACGGGCCGCTCCGCGCCGTGATGCACTCCTTCAGTGGCGACGCGGGTACCGCGCGCGAGTGCCTGGAGATGGGCCTTTACATTTCGTTCGCCGGGATGGTGACTTATCCGACAGCGCAAAATTTGCGCGACATCGCGAAGGACGTGCCGCTCGATCGGCTCCTCGTGGAAACCGACTGCCCCTATCTCGCTCCGCAACCGGTTCGCGGGAAGCGCAACGAGCCTTCATATGTCGCACACACGGCCGCGTTGCTCGCGCAGGTGAAGGGTGTAAGTATCGCCGAGATCGAAGAACACACCACGCGGAACGCGAAAACTCTTTTCGGGCTGTAA